Proteins from a genomic interval of Salvelinus alpinus chromosome 7, SLU_Salpinus.1, whole genome shotgun sequence:
- the LOC139580974 gene encoding COP9 signalosome complex subunit 3, giving the protein MASALEQFVNNVRQLSAQGQMTQLCELINKSGELLAKNLSHLDTVLGALDIQEHSLGVLAVLFVKFSMPNIPDFETLFSQVQLFISTCNGEHIRYATDTFAGLCHQLTNALVERKQPLRGVGILKQAIDKMQINTNQLTSVHADLCQLCLLAKCFKPVLPFLELDMMDICKENGAYDAKHFLCYYYYGGMIYTGLKNFERALYFYEQAITTPAMAVSHIMLEAYKKYILVSLILHGKVQQLPKYTSQIVGRFIKPLSNAYHELAQVYATNNPAELRSQVNKHSETFTRDNNTGLVKQCLSSLYKKNIQRLTKTFLTLSLQDMASRVQLSGPQEAEKYVLHMIEDGEIYASINQKDGMVCFHDNPEKYNNPAMLHKIDQEMLKCIELDEKLKSMDQEITVNPQFVQKSMGTQEDDVGSKTSSYS; this is encoded by the exons ATGGCTTCAGCCTTGGAGCAGTTCGTGAACAATGTGCGGCAGCTCTCCGCTCAAG GTCAGATGACACAGCTGTGTGAACTGATCAACAAGAGCGGGGAGCTGTTGGCCAAGAACCTGTCCCACCTGGACACCGTACTGGGAGCCTTGGACATCCAGGAGCACTCCCTGGGCGTCCTGGCTGTGCT GTTTGTGAAGTTCTCCATGCCAAACATCCCTGACTTTGAGACGCTCTTTTCCCAAGTCCAGCTCTTCATCAGTACCTGCAATGGGGAGCACATCCGATATGCAACAGACACTT TTGCCGGCCTCTGCCATCAGTTGACAAATGCCCTTGTAGAACGGAAACAG CCATTGAGGGGTGTCGGCATTCTAAAACAGGCAATAGACAAAATGCAAATCAACACAAACCAACTTACCTCAGTGCATGCAGACCTGTGTCAG CTGTGCTTGTTAGCAAAGTGCTTCAAGCCTGTCCTCCCGTTTCTTGAGCTTGACATGATGGACATCTGTAAGGAGAATGGCGCCTACGACGCAAAGCACTTTCTATGTTACTACTATTACGGAGGCATGATCTACACGGGTCTGAAGAACTTTGAAAGAGCACTGTATTTTTATGAACAG GCAATAACCACTCCAGCCATGGCTGTCAGTCACATCATGTTGGAGGCCTATAAGAAGTACATCCTGGTCTCCCTGATTCTCCACGGCAAAGTGCAGCAGCTCCCCAAGTACACGTCACAGATAGTTGGCAGGTTCATAAAG CCTCTCAGCAACGCGTACCATGAGCTTGCTCAGGTGTACGCCACCAATAACCCAGCAGAACTGCGCTCCCAGGTGAATAAACACAGTGAGACCTTCACACGCGACAACAACACAGGGCTGGTCAAGCAGTGCCTGTCCTCCCTCTACAAGAAAAACATCCAGAGGCTAACAAAG ACTTTCCTGACGCTGTCCTTGCAAGACATGGCGAGTCGAGTGCAGCTGTCAGGGCCCCAGGAGGCAGAGAAGTATGTCTTGCACATG ATTGAAGATGGTGAGATATATGCCAGTATCAACCAAAAGGATGGCATGGTCTGTTTCCATGACAACCCGGAGAAATACAACAACCCCGCAATGCTTCACAAAATTGACCAAGAG ATGCTGAAGTGTATAGAGCTGGATGAGAAACTAAAGTCCATGGATCAAGAAATCACAGTAAACCCGCAGTTTGTTCAGAAG AGTATGGGAACGCAGGAGGACGATGTCGGCAGCAAAACATCAAGTTACTCTTGA